In Acidisarcina polymorpha, the DNA window GAGCGGGTAAAAGAAACCATTGATTCCAGCAGCTGCTCTGAGTTGCTCCAGTGCCGCCCGTGCCTGCCGACAATCTGCCTCCAAATTTCGAGGTTTCCCGGGACGAGTGGCTCGCCGTTGGGCTGCCATTGCTGGCGCGTGAAAAGAACCAGGAGCGCCGGCGCCCTTCGAAAGGACGCCCTGGCTGCAAACTCATTTCCATCGGGCTCTCGGAATGCTTCGTAAAGACGCCGCAGCCGCGGCGATTTCGTTAAGTGGGTTTGCTGCTCTCGATCGACCCGGGCAATGGTGTCAAAGTAGGCGGCCAGCCAGCCCCGATCCTGTGCCAACAGCCGTATGGTGAAGTCTCGAGGCGATTCGGGGCTGGCTCCTACTAGATCCTTCCAACCGTCCTCGGCAGCCGGTCCTCCCGGCACGAGCACTTTTCCTGAGCGGATACAGAGCTGTGATCCGTAGAAGTCCAGTACAGCGGCATGAGGCAGCAAATTCACCAAGCCGGTCGAACGCTCCATCGAAAGTGCAGTTTCGGGGTCGACTCTGGATACGGCCCAGTAAAGACGAGCGACCTGCGGATCGTGGAGGAGCACATCGAGCAAATCTGGGTGGTATTGCTTGGCCCAGGTGCTTAGGTTGGTCCAGTCGGTTTGCTGAAACAATAGCGGAACTCGCGTGGGCGCGTAGGGATAGTCAAAAGGAGTATTGGTCTGCAATGACTCCTCAAGCTGGGTCAGGGGAAAGCCCGAGTCGATGGTTAAAAAGGCGGTTTCTGGATTGAACGCCGCTAGACTCGCGTCTTTTTGTCCGCACGCATTGCGCAGACGGTAGCCTAGCACTTGCAGCAGCGGTCCGGCCTCTTCACAGCGGGAGACGTGAATGCTGCCGTTTGGCCCTGCCAGCTCCTGAAGCGCCCTGGCCTGGCGCACATACCGCTGGAGCAAAATCACATATTCAGTCTCCCGTCCGGAGGGGTAGCCCATAACGTAGACGTCGCGGGCTAGGACAGGCAGCACCTCCTCCACCGGAATCTCTTGGGAAATACCGGCCATTCTAAGGAAAGACCGTAGCGGTCCGGGAATAGTGATCTGATTTATTGGAGGCAAAACCGATCGAGAAGGCTTACTGGCAACGCCTGTTGGTGCCGAAGGTTCAGGCTGACGCAAGCCACTAGCGGACGCCACAGAAGAAAACAGCACCCAAGCGAAAACTGTCGCGAAGACAGCTCGCTCATTGTGAGGAAACCTCATGGCTGGACGCCTCTTTACAAGATTGGCCGTGCTATCACCGGATTAAACCGAACGACTGCCACCAGGGCTAAACGTTGGCCGGTGTGAGTTTGAACTCCGTTTAGTAGCGTCTGGATTCGGTCGACGGCTCACTCTCCGGTCAGGCCCTACCGGCGCCTTCGGAGTAGCTGTTTTGTGACGAAACCACGTTATACCAGTATCCGCGGAAAATCCAATACCATTTCGCCCTGTCGTCGACCGATCTCGAACGTTTCCTTTGTGGAATCAAATCATTGAAAAGCCGCTTTCAACCGCTTTCTCTTCAGTCGTGTTTGTCGGGCACAGGGGAAGAAATCCTCGTCGACCTGACGCAGGAGATCGTGAATGCGTCGTGAACGCTAAACTCTCGCTTTATCGCTGTGGGCGGGCAGTCACAACGTAGTAAGGAGCGGTTTTCAGCCACGATGCGCGTTGGAGGCATTTCAAGCCATAGAGTCGACGTTTCCACGAACCACTATTCAAGATGGTTCAAAACAACGCCGCCCGATTCGCTCGATTCGTAGAGCGCTTCCACCAGTGCCATGGTCTGGTAGGCATCTTCGAAATGGGTAGGCAAGGTGGAGGCTGATCCCTCGACAAACGCTTGAAGCGCACCCATGGTGCCCATGAATCCGTCGGGGAAGTTGTTGCCAGTGATCGGTATAGATTGCCATTGTTCTTGATTTGCTCCGCGCTTTGCGAACGATGCCGAGTCAGGCTTGCCAGTTGGGTAGTCCAGATTGAGGCCCATTGTCATACGAGCTGCTCCTTTCAGGCCTTCCCACTGCACAAAACTATGCTGATGCTCGGGACCAAAATTGTGATTGTGGTTGGTCGCGACAAAGACGCGCATCGCATCCCCATAGTCAAGGATGGCCACCGTCTTAGTAGGAGCCAAATGAGCGTGCTCCGGGCTCTTCACCGTCTTGGCGTAGACGGAGCGCGGATTCCCAAGCCAGGAACGGATTAAATCGAAGTAGTGGATGCTGTGGTAAAGGATCTCAAGCCGCGGGGCGTTGGCCAGAAAGCTCCACAGATGCCAAGGCGTGTAGGTGCTCGTCTGCACCTCGACATCGACGAGCTCGCCAAGCATTCCCTTCTCCGCCAGGGATCTGACCGCGAGGTTGTTGGGTGAATATCGAAGGGAAAAATTTACAGAGGCGATCAGGTTTTTGCGACGGCAGAGATCTCTGATCGCGCGGGCCTCTGCTAGCGTCTCCCCCATCGGCTTCTGCATCAGCACAGCCGAACCGTCTTTGAACTCAGGCAGGATTCGCAGCAGTTGCGAGGCGGGAACGGCAACGTCGAAGATAGCGTCGGAGGGGGCGAAGCGGATCGCCTCGGTGAGAGAGTTAAAGCTACGGGGAATGTGCCTTTCGGCCGCTAGGCCGGCCGCCCGTTCCGGCAACTCATCCATGATGCCGATGACCGGGAACTGCGCTTTCTCATAAGCGGGGAGATGCGCAGCCCGCACGATTCCTCCAGCTCCAATGATGACGATAGGGCGAGGCCGCTTTGGATAGACAAGGACCGCGGAGGAAAAGCTTTCCCTTGCTTGTGCGGGAGAGGACTGCATCGACAACTTCCTTTCTTCGATGCCTAGTTATGGTGAATAAGTTTTTCTCGCCATGCCTCGGCGATCAAAGTCATCTGACGAAAGGCTTCAGATCTCACCCGCCTGGTCGATGCTCAGGACATAGGCATACTTACCCGGCAGCGAAGCCGGTAAGGACACTTTGACGTCCTCTCCAACCTGTGTCCAGGTTAACGGTTTGTCGTATCCGAGTAGCTCGATCGTTGCGCCGGCTTTTGGCTTCAACGAGGCGATGGTCACACTGGGCCCTTGGATGCTGCCCATCATCGTCGCATAAAGAGTGCTATTTTTCTGCGTGAACCGGACATCCATGCCGCTGGTGGTCTTGCCCTCGGCACGCTTCCACGGGTGAGTGCCATAAATGGCGTCACCGTTTTGGGCTAGCCAGGCGCCAAGCTCCTTCAAACGCGCCATCTGCACTGCCGGGATTGTTCCATCGGCTTCCGGGCCGACGTCGAGGAGCAGATTGCCATTCTTGCTGACGATGTCCACCAGCAAGTAGATGAGCTTGTCTGGAGCAATTGTCTGGGCCTCACCCTCGGCGCGGTTGTAGCCAAAGGATTGGCCGAGGCCGCGACACTCTTCCCATTTCTTGGGGCTGATCTCTTTCAGGGTGGAGTATTCCGGCGAGGTATAGTCGGCATGCTTGATGCCAAACCTGTCATCAACGACGCCATCCGGTACCGCGTTGTAGTATTCCGCCTCGATGTCCATCGGGTGCCCGGTCTTCGGATAGTCGATGTCATTCCAGAGGACCGATGGCTGATAACGCTGGATCAGTTCGCGGTATTGTGCGTCCACATATTTCCCGTAAGCTTCGCTCTGTGGCTTGGTGGCTTCGAAGCTCTCACGGGAGCTGATCGGTCCGGGAACGAAGGTCCAATCGAAGCCTCCCGAGTAGTACAACCCCATCTTCAACCCCTGCTGGCGAACCGACTTGGTCAGATCGCCCACCAGGTCCCGGGTCGCATGTTGGCGATCGGCCGGCAGTGTCGGATTGGGCGTGACGCTGGGCCACAAGGTGAATCCCTCGTGATGCTTGGTGGTCAGCACAACATATTTGGCGCCAGCGTCCTTGAAGATCTGGGCCCAGGCATCGGGATTCCATGAGGCGCTCTGCTTGTCGAACTCGGCGGCAAAATCGTAGTAGTTGTGGTTAGGGCCGAAGTGTTCGCGATCATACTTTTGTGTTGGCGACCCATCAATTCGAACTGTGTTGTAGTACCACTCGGCGTAGGGATTATTTTTAAACTGGTTCGGATCGTTGAAATTCACCATAGTCAGTGGCGCCCAGCCGGGGACGGAGTAGAGGCCCCAGTGGATAAATATCCCCAGCTTTGCGTCGTCGTACCATTGAGGAACCGGGTGCTGGTCAAGCGACTGAATGCTTGCTTCGTAGTGTGGCGGCGCTTGCGCGAAGCCCGCGGTCGAAAGCGCCAAGGCCGCGAAAGCAGCCAGCTTCGCAGTCGTGCCTCTTTTCGAATACCCGTAAGACCGTATCAAATTTTCCTCGCAGTTGACCAAGACGCGGAGGCATCGGGACGGACAATTCGGTCCGAAATGGCCGCGCTATGTCGTTATAGTTAACGTTTACTCGATAACGCACTAGAGTCCTAGGTGGAGCATACGCTTGTCAAGCGATTTCCACTTTGGAGGAGCCAACGTATCCGAGTATCCACGTTCGAAAACCAGCGGTCCCTAGGCCTGGAGCGGTTTACCAGCTCTTTTTGATCAAACCGTCCACTGCGAAACCGCCATTCTGGTCTCGGGTCCCACTTACCGCAATTTTCGGCGTTAGCTGGTACTGGCCCTGAATCGTCTGATTCTGGGTCGACGCGACATTGCTAGAGAAGGTGATGAACAGATTCCCCGTAACCCGCTGCTGGATGGTGATGTTTGCGCCAGGAGGTCCTTGACTGGTTCCTCCCGCCAATACCGGACTAATCGAAAGCTGAGAAATGCCGGCGATCTTTGAGACACGACTGGTTACCTGGTTGCTCACCTGGGAGGCGATCAATGACTCGGCTGCCTGATTCGCCGGGGTCGACGGATTGGCTGCATTGGCTTCGGTTGTTTTGCCGAAGGCCAACAAGTTGATAATGTCCGCAGAAGGCAGCGCCGGATCGGAGCTGTAGTTCGTCCGTAATTGATCGATGGGACCATTAAACCGCAGATAGACGCTGTATTCCTGGATGTTGGTGTAGAGCGTGAGGTTGAGGACCGGCTGAGTTTCGGACGGATTGACGAACTCGATGGTGCCGCCATTCAGCACGAATCTTTCTCCGTTGAGGATCACGTCGCCATTGTTGAGGTTAACCCGGCCCAGGATGACGGGATCTGCTGCCGTGCCGCGCACCTGCAGGTTCGCTGAACCGTTGATGCTTACGGTTCGGCTTACAAGATTGACGTCGTTCGTTGAATGTACGGCCAGGTTCAATTGCAGATTTTGACTGAAGCCCTGGCTGGGCGGAAGAGTGATCCCGCCGGAGAATTGGCTGATGAAGTTAGTCAGATCGAAGGCCGGGGTAAACGAGATGTCCGATAAGCTGACCGATCCGCCAAGCAGCGCATTATCGGTCGATCCGGTAAGCGTCACGTTAGCATCGACGCCTTCCCGAACTCCTTGTGGATAGAGCATGCGGACGCCCTTGGCAGCCAGCCCCAAATCGAACTGGATGGCAGGTTGATAGGTGACGCCGCCTTGCGCGGTGACCTTGCCTCCCCCAACGGTTCCCTCGAAGCTGCTAATGTTCAGCCGATTCTTCGTCAGGGTCAACACGCCGTTGCCGTGTTGGAGCCCGATGGGCAGGTCCCCGGAGGAGAAGCTAGCGTCCACTATGTTGACTTGTCCACCTATATTCGAGCTGCTAGGCGCTCCGTAGGAATTGATGTCGAATTTGATCTGACCCGAGGTCCTTATGTCAGGGCTGAAGAGCTGCGCCAACTGGAGATTGACGGAGCCCAGCAGCAGAGCCGAGATTGGCGGGTTGGGTTGTACGGGGAACGACGCCTGGAGCTGAAGATCGGTGTCCGTTCCGCGAATGCCGAATCGCTGCAAGGAAACGATATTGTCCTTGTAATCGATGTGAATCGGAGCGGCAGCGGCCAATTGGAGCGTCTTCTGATAAGCCACCTTCAACACCGGAATCGTGACGTGGGCCTCTAGGCGTTTCTGGTCTTTGAGCGGTCCATTTAGCGTTGCATGGAGCTCAGTTTCTCCGCTGACATCAGCTGCTTGCGCCGGAGCGTACGCCGCCAATATCGGCTGCAAGGGAATCGATTGAGTGTCGATCGATGCCTCTGCCGGGTAGTCGCCGGTTAGGGCGACCTTGGCTACTGCCCGAAGAGAGCTATTCACAGCTGAGCAGATCAGGTTTGCATTCGCTAGATGATTCGCGAGGTTCACGTGCAGATTGGAATTGCTGAAGGTCTGCCCCTGGACGATGAGTTGTGGGATGTTGAGAGTGGCATCAAGTCCAGGATTGTCAAACGTTCCTTGTCCACTTGCATTCGCAGAGAGCGTGCCGGTCGCATTGATGCTCTTGCTTTTCACGCTCTGCAGCTGACCCAGCTGGAGTCCGGTGGCGGTCAGCTGTGCCGTGTAGGTTTTGTTCCTGGGGCGAAGGCTGAAGCGGCTCTGAAGCTGACCGTCGATGACTTGGACTGCTAAGTCGCCGTGCAGTTCGTCTCCGGCGCCAGCGAAGGAGAGATTCGCCGAATCGATTGGCTGTTCATAGACGACAGTCCTCCCGAGCGACACGGTTCCTTGTCCCTGGGGGCTTAGCTGGGTGCCATGCACATTCACATTTGCGTTGAGAGTTCCGGTCACCGGCACTTGGGAGCCAGCGATCCTGGCAAGATCCGCGAGACTCAGCTCGCTCGCCTGGAGTCTGAGGCCGAGCTGGCTGGTTGGAGTGAAAGACCAGTGGGAGAGCGCGGTGTTGGCGTTGAAATGGATCCGGCCGCGAGAGGCAAGCTGTAACTCCGCATTTGTCAGCCCAGCGCCGGTCGGGCTTAGGTCGACGGTACTTTGCAGCTGTTTGATGCCGGCTCCCCTGATGAGAACGTTGGAGGCGGAGAGGCGTCCGGCCAGGTGGGGAGCCTTGGTTGTCCCATGGATCGTCCCTTGAAACGAGGCAGCTCCGGCCAGATCCAACTGCGGGGCTGGGCCGTTTGACGGTGGCGGTTCAAAGACACGGGCGATGACCTCGACCTCGTGCAGGTCCCTCGCTTCGAGACTGACGTTCAGGTTGGACGTGTTGCTCATGACCCCATCTACGGTCAATGTTGTGTGAGGGGTCCGAAGATAACTTCTGGATAAGGACAGCTGGTTCCCGCGACCGATATATCTTGCATGGATAACACTGTCGACTGGAATTGCTTGAGCGACTGGAATTGCTTGAGCGACCGGGAGTGCTTGGGGATTGCCAGCTGGGGCGGCTCCGGCGACGCCGCCGGTGATCGTGGACTGCGCTGTGGCTACCAGATCGTCGAGTGTCTTTCCCCAGTTCGCGTTTGCATCTGCGTTGAGCACTCCATTGAGAGTGGCCCCGTTAGGGAGCGCAGAACCCTGGACCGCGTGGTTGAGCTCTCGCAGCGATAATCCCTGAAGAGTGGCCTGCACCTGGGTGTGCGAATCGCCTCCCATTTTGGTCATCTTCCCACTGCCGCTCAGGCGTCCACCGAGAATCTCCAGGTGGAAATCTTGAAGAGCTGCATCGCCATTTTCCAGCGAGTAATGCCCCAGCAGGTCCGTGGCTTGCATACGCAGGGAGGGAGTGCTGAGATCCAGCCGCTGACTACTAACATCTCCCTTCAAGTCGATAGAATCAATCATCGCTAGATTCGGAGTTTGTTGGTAGTGCGCTGAGCCGGTTGCACGAACGATCCCGGTAGGTATGGAGGGATTGTTCAGGATCTGCCGAAACTCGCTTGTATCCAGGAGGGCGTCGTAATGCGCCCGGAGATCCGGCTTGGCATAATTCTCCAGGTCAGCAGTTACCACCAACTGCGACGGGCCGCTGGTCAGCTTTGCCTCTTTGAGAACGAATCCGCTTGGCGTGGCTTCAAATTGCGCCTCCAGATTGTGGGGAATCTGCTGCAGAGCGCCGGAGGTGAGGCGGCCGTTCGAGTAAGCAAGCCGGCCGGAGTACTTCTGCGACGCGGCATCGAAAGTGGCGTTGAAGACCAGGTCATGTAAGTCCGCATCGAGGTCGCTTTGACGGTTGTTGTAGAACGCCTCGCCGCGGTCAAGGACGGCGTGACGGATGCCCAGATCGAAGAGGCTTGTTTGACTGCCGCTCGAGCCGGAACTCTTGATTGTCGGGATATTAGAGCGGCCGTTCGCGTCGGTTGTCACTTTGACGACGGGGCGGTCAATGCGCAAAGTATCGAGATACCACTGTCTGCGAAAGGCGGATACGATTTTCACGCCCACTTCGGCGTGTTCGACTTGAAGGATCGGAGGGTCCGGATAAGGGTTTGCGCCGTGAACCGTGATGCCATAGAGATCGAGGCTTAGATGAGACAAGCGAAGAGTGAAGTTCTGCAGCTGCACTTGCACACCCAAGGTTTCGCTGGCTTGCTGCTGAACCTTATCGATCAAGTAACGATGAAATCGAGCGCTATGGAGAATACCAGCTAGAGTGAGAGCGATCAGCAGTACGAGCAGTGCGGAAGAGGCTGCGATCCAGCCGCCGATTCTCAGCCATAGCGGGGTCTTCTGTTGCTGGCGTTCTGATGGGGATAGATTTCCTTGAGGAGAGTAGCCAGTGTTCACGAGTACCTCGCTTAAAACGCTTGTCCAATGCTGATGAAGTATTGCGTCGCTTGAATGCCGGGAATCGGATTGAGATTTCTGCCAAGGTCGATACGCACCGGACCAACTGGTGTTGCATATCGTAGGCCCAATCCCACGTTATTGGTGTAGAGCGAAGTGAAGTCATGAAAGCCAACCAGAGGAAAGACGTTGCCTCCGTCGTAAAAACCAACCACCCCGAGACCCTTCTTGATTGGGAGCGGAACGCGCAGCTCGGAATTGATCAAAAGCAATTCGTTGCCCCCGCTTGGTACCTGGATGAAAGTACAGTCTGTCGTAGACCCGCTGCTACAAGCGGGAATCTTTCTCTGCGGGCCCGCTCCATCGAGAGGGAAGCCGCGCAGGGTGTTGCCTCCCCCGGTAAAGAAGGACTCGCTCAAAGGCACACGGCTGTTGGAGAAGGGTTGAGCAAGACCGATGCGGAGGCTGTTCG includes these proteins:
- a CDS encoding Gfo/Idh/MocA family protein, with the protein product MQSSPAQARESFSSAVLVYPKRPRPIVIIGAGGIVRAAHLPAYEKAQFPVIGIMDELPERAAGLAAERHIPRSFNSLTEAIRFAPSDAIFDVAVPASQLLRILPEFKDGSAVLMQKPMGETLAEARAIRDLCRRKNLIASVNFSLRYSPNNLAVRSLAEKGMLGELVDVEVQTSTYTPWHLWSFLANAPRLEILYHSIHYFDLIRSWLGNPRSVYAKTVKSPEHAHLAPTKTVAILDYGDAMRVFVATNHNHNFGPEHQHSFVQWEGLKGAARMTMGLNLDYPTGKPDSASFAKRGANQEQWQSIPITGNNFPDGFMGTMGALQAFVEGSASTLPTHFEDAYQTMALVEALYESSESGGVVLNHLE
- a CDS encoding alpha-L-fucosidase; the protein is MIRSYGYSKRGTTAKLAAFAALALSTAGFAQAPPHYEASIQSLDQHPVPQWYDDAKLGIFIHWGLYSVPGWAPLTMVNFNDPNQFKNNPYAEWYYNTVRIDGSPTQKYDREHFGPNHNYYDFAAEFDKQSASWNPDAWAQIFKDAGAKYVVLTTKHHEGFTLWPSVTPNPTLPADRQHATRDLVGDLTKSVRQQGLKMGLYYSGGFDWTFVPGPISSRESFEATKPQSEAYGKYVDAQYRELIQRYQPSVLWNDIDYPKTGHPMDIEAEYYNAVPDGVVDDRFGIKHADYTSPEYSTLKEISPKKWEECRGLGQSFGYNRAEGEAQTIAPDKLIYLLVDIVSKNGNLLLDVGPEADGTIPAVQMARLKELGAWLAQNGDAIYGTHPWKRAEGKTTSGMDVRFTQKNSTLYATMMGSIQGPSVTIASLKPKAGATIELLGYDKPLTWTQVGEDVKVSLPASLPGKYAYVLSIDQAGEI
- a CDS encoding translocation/assembly module TamB domain-containing protein — protein: MNTGYSPQGNLSPSERQQQKTPLWLRIGGWIAASSALLVLLIALTLAGILHSARFHRYLIDKVQQQASETLGVQVQLQNFTLRLSHLSLDLYGITVHGANPYPDPPILQVEHAEVGVKIVSAFRRQWYLDTLRIDRPVVKVTTDANGRSNIPTIKSSGSSGSQTSLFDLGIRHAVLDRGEAFYNNRQSDLDADLHDLVFNATFDAASQKYSGRLAYSNGRLTSGALQQIPHNLEAQFEATPSGFVLKEAKLTSGPSQLVVTADLENYAKPDLRAHYDALLDTSEFRQILNNPSIPTGIVRATGSAHYQQTPNLAMIDSIDLKGDVSSQRLDLSTPSLRMQATDLLGHYSLENGDAALQDFHLEILGGRLSGSGKMTKMGGDSHTQVQATLQGLSLRELNHAVQGSALPNGATLNGVLNADANANWGKTLDDLVATAQSTITGGVAGAAPAGNPQALPVAQAIPVAQAIPVDSVIHARYIGRGNQLSLSRSYLRTPHTTLTVDGVMSNTSNLNVSLEARDLHEVEVIARVFEPPPSNGPAPQLDLAGAASFQGTIHGTTKAPHLAGRLSASNVLIRGAGIKQLQSTVDLSPTGAGLTNAELQLASRGRIHFNANTALSHWSFTPTSQLGLRLQASELSLADLARIAGSQVPVTGTLNANVNVHGTQLSPQGQGTVSLGRTVVYEQPIDSANLSFAGAGDELHGDLAVQVIDGQLQSRFSLRPRNKTYTAQLTATGLQLGQLQSVKSKSINATGTLSANASGQGTFDNPGLDATLNIPQLIVQGQTFSNSNLHVNLANHLANANLICSAVNSSLRAVAKVALTGDYPAEASIDTQSIPLQPILAAYAPAQAADVSGETELHATLNGPLKDQKRLEAHVTIPVLKVAYQKTLQLAAAAPIHIDYKDNIVSLQRFGIRGTDTDLQLQASFPVQPNPPISALLLGSVNLQLAQLFSPDIRTSGQIKFDINSYGAPSSSNIGGQVNIVDASFSSGDLPIGLQHGNGVLTLTKNRLNISSFEGTVGGGKVTAQGGVTYQPAIQFDLGLAAKGVRMLYPQGVREGVDANVTLTGSTDNALLGGSVSLSDISFTPAFDLTNFISQFSGGITLPPSQGFSQNLQLNLAVHSTNDVNLVSRTVSINGSANLQVRGTAADPVILGRVNLNNGDVILNGERFVLNGGTIEFVNPSETQPVLNLTLYTNIQEYSVYLRFNGPIDQLRTNYSSDPALPSADIINLLAFGKTTEANAANPSTPANQAAESLIASQVSNQVTSRVSKIAGISQLSISPVLAGGTSQGPPGANITIQQRVTGNLFITFSSNVASTQNQTIQGQYQLTPKIAVSGTRDQNGGFAVDGLIKKSW